In the Numida meleagris isolate 19003 breed g44 Domestic line chromosome 5, NumMel1.0, whole genome shotgun sequence genome, one interval contains:
- the DBI gene encoding acyl-CoA-binding protein, translating to MSEAAFQKAAEEVKQLKSQPTDQEMLDVYSHYKQATVGDVNTDRPGMLDFKGKAKWDAWNALKGMSKEDAMKAYVAKVEELKGKYGI from the exons ATGTCTGAG GCTGCGTTCCAGAAGGCAGCTGAGGAGGTGAAGCAGCTCAAGTCGCAGCCTACGGACCAGGAGATGCTCGACGTGTACAGCCACTACAAGCAGGCCACGGTGGGCGACGTGAACACGG ATCGCCCTGGTATGCTTGACTTCAAAGGCAAAGCAAAGTGGGACGCCTGGAATGCATTGAAAG GAATGTCCAAAGAAGATGCAATGAAAGCTTATGTAGCAAAAGTGGAAGAGCTAAAGGGCAAATATGGTATCTGA